The proteins below come from a single Dehalococcoidia bacterium genomic window:
- a CDS encoding transcription elongation factor GreA, which produces MNDSKSVGELSREYLDSLRQKKVSTQDLANAQQEVLRFVRWFNSDQLVRSLRPSDIERYVEEVSRTAAGSPGKLQPVRDMLAYAKKHGYTSENLAAHVRVRRPTTRKNGKNEVREVQRIQMTAEGLEQLKADLQALYALRPLIAEELARAMADKDFRENAPLDAARDRQAQVEARIRELEAQIRMAEVVTHTDRAERVALGRTVTLIDLDEQEEVRFVLVSPSEVDIRAGRISTNSPTGRMLLDRRVGDEISVEAPAGRVRYRVVKIE; this is translated from the coding sequence ATGAATGACTCGAAGTCCGTTGGTGAACTCTCGAGGGAGTATCTCGACTCCCTGCGGCAGAAAAAAGTAAGCACGCAGGATCTTGCGAATGCGCAGCAGGAGGTGCTGCGGTTCGTGCGGTGGTTCAACTCCGACCAGCTGGTGCGCTCGCTCCGCCCGTCGGATATTGAGCGCTACGTCGAAGAGGTCTCCCGGACCGCCGCCGGCTCGCCGGGCAAGCTTCAGCCGGTGCGAGATATGCTCGCCTACGCCAAGAAGCACGGCTATACGAGCGAGAACCTCGCAGCGCACGTGCGGGTCCGCCGGCCGACGACACGCAAGAACGGCAAGAATGAGGTGCGCGAAGTTCAGCGCATCCAGATGACGGCAGAGGGGCTCGAGCAGCTGAAGGCAGACTTGCAAGCGCTCTACGCCCTGCGCCCCCTCATCGCTGAAGAACTGGCGCGGGCAATGGCGGACAAAGATTTTCGGGAGAATGCGCCGCTCGATGCCGCCCGCGACCGCCAAGCGCAGGTTGAGGCGCGGATCCGCGAACTGGAGGCGCAGATCCGGATGGCGGAGGTCGTCACCCATACCGATCGGGCGGAGCGCGTCGCTCTCGGCCGAACGGTGACACTGATCGACCTTGACGAGCAGGAAGAGGTCCGCTTCGTTCTCGTCTCGCCCAGTGAGGTCGACATCCGCGCTGGGCGCATCTCGACCAACTCGCCGACGGGCCGCATGCTGCTCGACCGCCGGGTGGGCGACGAAATCTCGGTCGAGGCGCCGGCAGGGCGGGTCCGCTACCGCGTCGTCAAGATCGAGTAG
- a CDS encoding OB-fold domain-containing protein has translation MAVGILSFGAHIPRYRLARNIVGKAWGSSFGAGERAVANFDEDALTMAVSAAEAALAALSGPLPDAVFFASNSSPYHEKQGSTLIAAVCGLPRTASTLDVTGSHRAGTAALKSAFDAIRAGSAQRAIVAASEVRVGEPGSDLEQTTGDGAVAFVLGEGTPLATFDGIYSLSEEFTDIWRTEREPMPQRGDTAFVTAYGYQRIVRDAIAGALQHFGLAPSDIARVAVAAPDRRAYTSALAGLGFPAGSIPDDPLLGQVGDVGSALPLLLLAWALEDLQPGDRVLVVSYGSGNSDVLLFRATDAIGQATHGRGVTAEIAQRRPLENYERFLAFRNVIEQEPLQPYSSLALLWKEQKQDLRLLATRCTVCGDISFPRQRICRRCRAKDQMEDFPLGRRGTVYTFTRDHLFPTPDPPTAMLVADLDGGGRFYGQMTDAPASLARIGLRVELTFRRLHEGGGYYNYFWKLRPIDLAAG, from the coding sequence GTGGCTGTTGGGATCTTGTCGTTCGGAGCGCACATTCCGCGGTATCGGCTCGCCCGCAACATTGTCGGCAAGGCCTGGGGATCGTCGTTTGGAGCGGGAGAGCGCGCAGTTGCCAACTTCGACGAGGATGCCCTGACAATGGCCGTGAGCGCGGCTGAGGCGGCGCTGGCGGCACTCTCCGGCCCGCTCCCGGATGCGGTGTTCTTCGCGAGCAACTCATCGCCGTATCACGAAAAGCAAGGCTCGACCCTGATCGCGGCGGTCTGCGGGCTGCCGCGCACCGCCTCAACCCTCGACGTGACGGGCTCGCACCGCGCCGGCACGGCTGCGCTCAAGAGCGCCTTCGACGCGATCCGGGCCGGTTCCGCGCAGCGGGCGATCGTTGCGGCCTCGGAGGTGCGCGTCGGCGAGCCGGGCTCGGACCTTGAACAGACGACCGGCGACGGGGCTGTCGCCTTTGTCCTCGGTGAGGGCACGCCGCTTGCGACCTTCGACGGGATCTATTCGCTGAGCGAGGAGTTCACCGACATCTGGCGCACTGAGCGCGAGCCGATGCCGCAGCGGGGCGACACCGCCTTTGTGACCGCCTATGGCTACCAGCGTATCGTTCGCGACGCGATCGCGGGAGCGCTGCAGCATTTCGGCCTCGCCCCCAGCGACATCGCCCGGGTGGCCGTCGCCGCTCCCGACCGGCGCGCCTATACGAGCGCGCTCGCCGGCCTCGGTTTTCCCGCCGGCAGCATTCCAGACGACCCGCTCCTCGGCCAGGTTGGCGACGTCGGGTCGGCGTTGCCGCTGCTCCTGCTTGCGTGGGCACTTGAAGATCTGCAGCCCGGCGACCGCGTTCTCGTCGTCTCCTACGGGAGCGGCAACAGCGATGTTCTGCTCTTCCGCGCGACGGACGCGATCGGCCAAGCGACGCATGGGCGCGGGGTGACTGCGGAGATTGCGCAGCGCCGGCCGCTTGAGAACTACGAGCGGTTTCTCGCTTTCCGCAACGTCATCGAGCAGGAGCCGCTCCAGCCCTACTCGTCGCTCGCGCTGCTCTGGAAAGAGCAGAAACAAGACCTGCGGCTCCTTGCCACCCGCTGCACCGTCTGCGGCGATATCAGCTTTCCTCGCCAGCGGATCTGCCGCCGCTGCCGCGCGAAGGATCAGATGGAAGATTTTCCGCTTGGGCGCCGCGGAACGGTGTACACCTTCACGCGCGATCACTTATTCCCCACGCCTGACCCGCCGACTGCGATGCTCGTCGCTGACCTTGACGGGGGAGGGCGCTTCTACGGCCAAATGACCGACGCCCCAGCCTCGCTGGCACGGATTGGGCTGCGCGTTGAACTGACCTTCCGCCGCCTGCACGAGGGCGGCGGGTACTACAACTACTTCTGGAAGCTGCGGCCCATTGATCTCGCCGCAGGCTAG
- a CDS encoding DUF4190 domain-containing protein, with translation MIEYPPPARTNLFALISLLTGAGGVFSCFISPLCSFPFGIVAMVVGLLGLRSLRADPSQTGRELAIAGIALGAAQLVIASLFALAVILVIGALAFIGSR, from the coding sequence ATGATCGAGTACCCGCCCCCTGCGCGAACTAACCTGTTCGCCCTCATCAGCCTCCTGACGGGCGCGGGCGGGGTATTCTCGTGCTTCATCTCGCCGCTCTGCAGTTTCCCCTTTGGTATCGTTGCGATGGTGGTGGGTCTCCTCGGCCTCCGCTCCCTTCGCGCCGACCCGAGCCAGACAGGCCGCGAACTGGCGATCGCGGGCATCGCGCTTGGCGCTGCGCAGCTGGTTATCGCTTCGCTTTTCGCCCTTGCCGTCATCCTCGTCATCGGCGCGTTGGCGTTCATCGGCAGCCGCTGA
- a CDS encoding MFS transporter yields the protein MREQSAASPVVSPLLLPTLMLGTFMGALNASLVTPAFTELGRAFAIDVRDLTWVFTLYILGNVAGLSLMAKLSDMYGRRPIYMLCLGLFGLGSLVCLLALDFWMLLAGRAIQAFGASGVIPVATALIGDVYPRERQGAALGLIGTLWGLSAIVGPALGGAILAVLGWRGLFLINLPIAAVLVLLAVRVIPAVRRSVSGRFDFAGLLLLTAALTALVYGLSRLSGDRPWLGLFEPAVGGVLLLALLLGVPWVLVERRAENPIVDLRLFQNRQIRLVYLLSIVGGAMMATRAFVPTTVEVLLGVEPAAAGAIAALVAAVMTVATPLNGLLIDRFGPRLVLLVGSFIAGVGSIWIGVAQQTWVGVIGGFVVSGIGLSATLGTPLRYIVIRETRSSERAIANALQSVMNSIGSSAAFALTGAAVSSAATPVAGYELVFVSFGVLSLVSVLPILRLRGKERGSRPLPTPQHGAA from the coding sequence ATGCGCGAACAATCTGCCGCCTCGCCTGTGGTATCGCCGCTCCTGCTCCCAACCCTGATGCTGGGCACTTTTATGGGGGCGCTGAACGCCTCCCTCGTCACCCCCGCCTTCACCGAGCTCGGGCGTGCCTTTGCCATCGACGTCCGCGACCTGACGTGGGTTTTTACCCTCTACATCCTCGGCAACGTCGCCGGCCTCTCGCTGATGGCGAAGCTGTCAGACATGTACGGCCGCCGGCCGATTTATATGCTGTGCCTCGGCCTCTTCGGGCTGGGGTCGCTCGTCTGTCTTCTCGCGCTTGATTTCTGGATGCTTCTCGCCGGACGCGCCATCCAAGCGTTCGGCGCGAGCGGCGTCATTCCGGTGGCGACCGCGCTGATTGGCGATGTCTACCCTCGCGAACGGCAGGGAGCGGCGCTCGGCTTGATCGGAACCCTCTGGGGGCTCTCTGCCATCGTTGGGCCGGCGCTCGGGGGGGCGATCCTTGCCGTCCTTGGCTGGCGCGGCCTGTTTCTGATCAACCTGCCGATTGCCGCCGTGCTGGTGCTGCTGGCGGTCCGCGTCATCCCCGCAGTTCGACGGTCGGTCAGCGGCCGGTTTGATTTCGCCGGTCTTCTCCTCCTCACTGCCGCGCTTACCGCCCTCGTCTACGGCCTCTCGCGCCTCAGCGGCGATCGCCCTTGGCTCGGCCTCTTTGAGCCTGCGGTCGGCGGGGTTCTTCTGCTCGCTCTCCTGCTCGGGGTGCCGTGGGTGCTGGTCGAGCGCCGGGCGGAGAACCCGATCGTCGACCTCCGCCTCTTCCAGAACCGGCAGATCCGCTTGGTCTATCTGCTCAGCATCGTCGGCGGGGCGATGATGGCGACGCGAGCGTTTGTGCCGACAACGGTCGAGGTGCTTCTCGGCGTCGAGCCTGCCGCCGCCGGCGCGATCGCGGCGCTCGTGGCCGCGGTGATGACGGTCGCTACGCCGCTGAACGGGCTGCTCATCGACCGGTTTGGGCCGCGCCTCGTCTTGCTCGTGGGCAGCTTCATTGCCGGGGTCGGCTCGATCTGGATCGGCGTCGCTCAGCAAACGTGGGTCGGTGTCATCGGCGGCTTCGTCGTCAGCGGCATCGGGCTGTCGGCCACGCTCGGCACGCCGCTCCGCTATATCGTCATTCGGGAAACGCGCTCGAGTGAGCGCGCGATCGCCAACGCGCTCCAGTCAGTCATGAACAGCATCGGCAGCTCGGCGGCTTTCGCCCTGACCGGAGCGGCAGTCAGTTCTGCCGCGACGCCCGTCGCCGGCTATGAACTTGTTTTTGTCAGCTTCGGCGTGCTCTCACTCGTTTCGGTGCTGCCGATCCTCCGGCTGCGCGGGAAGGAGCGCGGCTCCCGCCCCCTCCCGACCCCCCAGCATGGCGCGGCATGA
- a CDS encoding single-stranded DNA-binding protein: MAIIQIIGNLGRDPETRYTPEGRQVTSFTVAVNRVSTQGGERREETDWYRVSAWGANAKFAEQYLQKGRRVYVSGRFAPRTFIGQDGQSRLSLDITADHIIPVDAAPRADVNELPAVGASLPGRAKPSQPETFGEELNDEELNEEAIPF; the protein is encoded by the coding sequence ATGGCAATCATTCAGATCATTGGAAACCTCGGCCGCGATCCGGAAACGCGATACACGCCGGAAGGGCGGCAGGTGACCAGTTTCACCGTCGCCGTGAACCGCGTCTCGACGCAGGGCGGCGAGCGGCGGGAAGAGACCGACTGGTATCGGGTGAGCGCCTGGGGAGCGAACGCGAAGTTTGCTGAGCAGTACCTCCAGAAGGGACGGCGCGTCTATGTCTCGGGACGGTTTGCGCCTCGCACCTTCATCGGCCAGGACGGCCAGTCGCGGCTGTCGCTCGACATCACGGCGGATCACATTATCCCGGTCGATGCCGCGCCGCGGGCGGATGTGAACGAGCTGCCTGCTGTGGGGGCGAGCCTCCCCGGCCGGGCAAAGCCGAGCCAGCCGGAGACCTTTGGCGAAGAACTGAACGACGAAGAACTGAACGAAGAGGCGATCCCCTTCTAA
- a CDS encoding FAD-binding oxidoreductase, with protein MSATETLARELRPRLPTGRVLTDPAQLDSFSYDASFFSFLHPHPPDVVVQAYTRDDVVAVLQVAHRLEVPVTPRGAATGQTGGAVPVRGGIVLDLSQMKRVVELDQANLQVFVEPGVIHADLNALLARQRLMFPPDPGSSRMCSIGGVVSNNARGMRAMKYGATSEWVLGLEVVLADGTVIWTGSPGSRALQSASGYELSKLFCGAEGTLGVITQLRLRVRPQPEARGLTLAAFPRLEETATALSAVFDAGILPSAVEIFDERMIQTANRYRPDLGLPAAAALLLFEVDGNPPGVRYDAARVAEIVRPWASHIEWADAPDRVAQIWEARSVAGAAVGLLQQRGVRAYAGEDICVPIARLGEALERIQAISSAYGLPIASYGHIGGGIVHAALVADLTDVDQVRRVELAADAINRLALELNGTVTGEHGVGCVRARYLPQEHGPALEVMRAIKRALDPKGILNPGKFV; from the coding sequence ATGAGCGCGACAGAGACTTTAGCGCGTGAACTGCGCCCGAGGCTGCCCACAGGACGGGTGCTCACCGACCCGGCGCAACTCGACAGCTTCTCGTACGATGCCTCGTTCTTTTCGTTTCTCCATCCGCATCCGCCTGACGTTGTCGTCCAGGCATACACCCGTGACGACGTCGTTGCGGTGCTTCAGGTGGCCCATCGGCTTGAGGTGCCGGTCACCCCGCGCGGCGCAGCGACAGGACAGACCGGGGGGGCGGTGCCAGTGCGGGGAGGGATCGTTCTCGACCTCTCGCAGATGAAGCGGGTTGTCGAACTGGATCAGGCCAATCTGCAGGTGTTCGTCGAGCCGGGCGTGATCCATGCCGACCTGAACGCGCTGCTAGCGCGTCAGCGGCTGATGTTTCCCCCCGACCCGGGGTCGTCGCGGATGTGTTCGATCGGTGGCGTCGTTTCCAATAACGCCCGCGGAATGCGCGCCATGAAGTACGGCGCGACGAGCGAGTGGGTGCTCGGGCTAGAGGTGGTCCTTGCAGACGGCACAGTCATCTGGACAGGATCCCCCGGCTCGCGCGCCCTTCAGTCGGCGAGCGGCTATGAGCTATCGAAGCTGTTTTGCGGCGCTGAAGGGACGCTCGGCGTCATCACGCAGTTGCGGCTGCGCGTTCGCCCGCAGCCAGAGGCGCGGGGATTGACCCTTGCCGCCTTCCCTCGACTGGAAGAGACCGCGACTGCTCTTAGCGCTGTCTTCGACGCCGGCATTCTGCCGTCTGCGGTCGAGATCTTCGACGAGCGCATGATCCAGACCGCGAACCGCTACCGGCCGGACTTAGGCCTGCCGGCCGCGGCTGCGCTCCTGCTCTTTGAGGTCGATGGCAATCCGCCCGGCGTCCGCTATGATGCCGCCCGGGTGGCCGAAATCGTCCGCCCGTGGGCCTCCCACATTGAGTGGGCCGATGCGCCGGACCGGGTCGCCCAAATCTGGGAAGCGCGCTCGGTCGCCGGCGCCGCGGTCGGGCTGCTGCAGCAGCGCGGCGTCCGCGCCTATGCGGGAGAAGATATCTGCGTGCCCATTGCGCGCCTCGGCGAGGCCTTAGAGCGCATTCAGGCGATCTCCTCTGCGTACGGTCTTCCCATCGCTTCCTATGGGCATATCGGTGGCGGGATCGTTCACGCGGCGCTGGTCGCAGACCTGACGGATGTCGACCAGGTCCGGCGGGTTGAACTGGCCGCCGACGCCATCAACCGCCTAGCGCTTGAACTGAACGGCACGGTCACCGGCGAGCACGGCGTCGGGTGCGTGCGCGCCCGCTACCTTCCGCAAGAACACGGGCCTGCGCTGGAGGTGATGCGCGCCATCAAACGCGCGCTCGACCCGAAAGGCATCCTCAATCCGGGAAAGTTCGTCTAG
- a CDS encoding DUF2298 domain-containing protein, giving the protein MTSVAEQAPHPLAAAPSASSRLLSIVLPLALGGIALALRLIGLNWDNGGLYHPDERFILMTVEGRIRLPWPIDLAVLLDPALSPLNPRFFAYGSFPLYLLKAVAHGASSLQPTFATSDLRLVARALSALFDTGTVLLTYFVGLKLSGRLLGAIAAALVAFAALHIQLAHFYAVDTVLVFFLLAATLLCLLLIERPTFGRAALLGAAFGLALATKVSAAPLALAIVGAHLLAVWKRAPEGRLSPVERLLGGLIVTFGTAAFFFVVTQPFALLDRETFLANITEQSEMVRRIRDYPYTRQYIDTPKYWYHIHQLSLFGLGLPFGIAGWLGFLWAVGRAAVLRQRGEIVLLLWAVPYFAINGAFEVKFLRYLLPLIPFLALFAARFLLDLTSAFARLSPRGRAAGGALMSGVVGATALWGLAYVQIYARPHPATAMAAWMTANVPAGATIAKEHWEEGLPNLGMYRIVELNLYDPDDPAKLRAMATALATADYLLFYSNRLYGTIPRLPERYPMTTEYYRRLFGGELGFTLVHAEARYPSLAGIALMENPFVRPGLPVPAGLERFLPSPRLDLGFADESYSVYDHPLVLLFRRTEPLTAAQIEQQLAPFLPAGPTPPAGTARPATGLMLPPSLAAAQWAGGTWRAIFPDEGVAARVPLLLWLVAIEAIGLLALPLAMVAGRALPDRGVLLAKPLGLLLVAWLPFLGASTRIVPFERWSILLAAAVIAAGSAAVLWRGGHRLLADLRGRQRMILAGQAVFLAAFLAFVWIRALNPDLWHPARGGEKPMDLAYLTAVVRSTYFPAYDPWFAGGYLNYYYFGQVIVATVIKLTGIVPEIAYNLAVATLFAFAATLAFSVVLALTRVGRTDRRGEGAAIAGGVIAAIFVCVAGNLDGLAQLLDGLRAAGAAAVRTQLPFLSGAAQAWSGLLRIAAGEATMPAFDFWRSSRMMPPQISITEFPYFTFLFADLHAHLIALPFTLLVISLALNIALGGRGIVPLLFVGLATGMLRAANTWDYPTYTVLAIAAVGIGTLPLGLQRRRSGVVARTLASLRLPLPSHPFAAWGWGVAWRAAVILAVGYLAFLPFHQHYELFYSGVELSKETTPLHQYLAVHGLFLFLGVSWLAYESARCARGTGLDRLAAIVARHWDRLPHVLSLAARFGRAPVGAAVMGLGAVAFVAALLALLGLPTPALIVLLVVPALLLALRRTLRPDHDTRRDLAVLALLVLGLALGALVDIVTVRGDIARMNTVFKFYLQAWVLLAVAAAYAFWRLVLDGPLAVGTASRAAMAGRAVWTTALALLLAGALIYPVAATPARLRDRFLPLPPTLDGTAYMAHAVYQDERGPIELRHDLDAIRWLRDNLDGTPIIVEGVTPFYRWGSRVTVYTGLPTVIGWDWHQKQQRWGYQHLVDQRIADVTAFYTGTDPNAAAAFLARYGVRYVIVGTVERNYYPPAGLAKFDQMTDRLEAVYRNAGTTIYRVKL; this is encoded by the coding sequence GTGACGTCCGTTGCTGAGCAGGCACCTCATCCTCTTGCCGCTGCCCCCTCGGCGAGTTCCCGACTTCTCTCGATTGTGCTCCCTCTTGCGCTCGGCGGCATCGCGCTCGCGCTGCGCCTAATTGGGCTGAACTGGGACAACGGCGGTCTCTACCATCCAGACGAACGGTTCATCCTGATGACGGTTGAAGGGCGGATCCGCCTGCCCTGGCCGATCGACCTCGCCGTCCTGCTTGACCCGGCGCTGAGCCCGCTCAATCCCCGGTTCTTTGCCTATGGGTCGTTCCCGCTCTATCTGCTGAAAGCCGTTGCCCATGGCGCCAGCAGCCTGCAGCCCACGTTCGCGACCTCTGATCTCCGCCTGGTCGCCCGAGCGTTGAGCGCGCTCTTCGACACCGGAACCGTGCTGCTGACCTATTTCGTCGGCCTGAAGCTGAGCGGGCGCCTGCTCGGCGCAATCGCCGCGGCGCTTGTTGCCTTTGCGGCGCTCCACATTCAGCTCGCGCACTTTTACGCCGTCGACACCGTGCTCGTCTTCTTTCTGCTGGCGGCGACCCTGCTCTGCTTGCTGCTGATCGAGCGGCCGACATTCGGTAGAGCAGCGCTGCTCGGCGCGGCGTTCGGCCTCGCTCTCGCCACGAAGGTGAGCGCTGCGCCGCTTGCGCTCGCGATCGTCGGAGCGCATCTTCTCGCCGTCTGGAAGCGCGCGCCCGAGGGACGGCTGAGCCCGGTTGAGCGGCTGCTGGGGGGGCTGATCGTCACCTTCGGCACTGCCGCCTTCTTCTTTGTCGTCACGCAGCCGTTTGCGCTCCTCGACCGGGAGACCTTTCTCGCCAACATCACCGAGCAGAGCGAGATGGTCCGCCGCATCCGCGACTATCCCTACACGCGCCAATACATCGATACGCCGAAGTATTGGTATCACATCCACCAGCTATCGCTGTTCGGGCTCGGCCTGCCGTTCGGGATTGCGGGCTGGCTCGGCTTCCTCTGGGCGGTCGGGCGAGCGGCAGTCCTGCGCCAGCGCGGCGAGATTGTTCTCCTTCTCTGGGCGGTTCCGTATTTCGCCATCAATGGCGCCTTTGAGGTCAAGTTTCTCCGCTACCTGCTGCCGCTTATCCCCTTTTTGGCGCTTTTCGCCGCTCGATTCCTGCTCGACCTGACCAGCGCTTTCGCCCGCCTCAGCCCGCGAGGCCGAGCAGCAGGGGGCGCGCTGATGAGCGGCGTCGTTGGCGCAACGGCGCTGTGGGGTCTTGCCTATGTGCAGATCTACGCGCGCCCCCATCCGGCCACCGCGATGGCCGCCTGGATGACAGCGAATGTTCCTGCCGGCGCCACGATTGCGAAAGAGCATTGGGAAGAGGGGCTGCCCAATCTCGGGATGTACCGGATCGTCGAGCTGAACCTCTACGACCCCGATGACCCTGCCAAGCTGCGGGCGATGGCGACAGCGCTCGCGACTGCCGACTACCTCCTCTTCTACAGCAACCGGCTCTACGGCACGATCCCGCGGCTGCCCGAGCGCTATCCGATGACCACCGAATACTACCGCCGGCTCTTCGGGGGAGAACTCGGGTTCACCCTCGTCCATGCTGAGGCGAGATATCCCTCGCTCGCCGGCATCGCCTTGATGGAGAACCCCTTTGTCCGCCCGGGGCTGCCGGTGCCCGCGGGGCTCGAGCGTTTTCTCCCCTCGCCGCGACTCGACCTTGGCTTCGCCGATGAGTCGTACAGCGTCTACGACCATCCGCTCGTTTTGCTCTTCAGGCGCACCGAGCCGCTGACGGCGGCCCAGATCGAGCAGCAGCTGGCACCGTTTCTCCCCGCCGGGCCCACCCCCCCCGCCGGCACGGCGCGCCCCGCAACGGGGCTGATGCTTCCCCCGTCGCTCGCTGCCGCGCAGTGGGCCGGGGGGACTTGGCGTGCGATCTTCCCCGACGAGGGGGTTGCTGCCCGGGTGCCCCTGCTCTTGTGGCTTGTCGCGATTGAGGCGATCGGCCTTCTCGCGCTGCCGCTGGCGATGGTCGCGGGCCGCGCGCTGCCCGACCGCGGCGTTCTGCTCGCCAAACCTCTCGGCCTGCTGCTTGTCGCGTGGCTCCCCTTTCTCGGCGCAAGCACCCGCATCGTGCCGTTTGAGCGGTGGAGCATTCTCCTCGCCGCCGCGGTCATTGCGGCGGGCTCGGCAGCGGTGCTCTGGCGAGGAGGGCATCGCCTGCTTGCGGACCTGCGCGGCCGCCAGCGCATGATCCTCGCCGGGCAGGCCGTCTTTCTGGCCGCTTTTCTCGCCTTTGTCTGGATCCGGGCGCTCAATCCTGACCTGTGGCACCCTGCGCGAGGCGGCGAAAAGCCGATGGACCTCGCCTACCTGACCGCAGTCGTCCGCTCCACGTATTTCCCCGCCTACGACCCTTGGTTCGCAGGCGGCTACCTGAACTACTACTACTTCGGCCAAGTGATCGTCGCGACGGTCATCAAGCTGACCGGCATCGTTCCCGAGATCGCCTACAACCTCGCTGTTGCGACGCTGTTCGCCTTCGCCGCCACGCTCGCTTTTTCGGTCGTGCTCGCCCTCACGCGCGTCGGCCGCACCGACCGGCGCGGGGAAGGCGCGGCAATCGCCGGCGGCGTGATCGCCGCCATCTTTGTCTGCGTTGCCGGCAACCTGGACGGTCTGGCGCAGTTGCTCGACGGGCTTCGCGCTGCTGGTGCCGCCGCCGTCCGGACGCAGCTGCCCTTCCTCAGCGGCGCGGCGCAAGCGTGGAGCGGTCTTCTTCGGATCGCGGCGGGTGAAGCGACGATGCCGGCCTTCGACTTCTGGCGCAGTTCGCGGATGATGCCGCCTCAGATCTCTATCACCGAGTTTCCCTACTTCACCTTCTTGTTCGCCGACCTCCACGCCCATTTGATCGCGCTGCCGTTTACGCTCCTCGTCATCAGCCTCGCGCTCAACATTGCCCTCGGCGGGCGAGGGATCGTGCCGTTGCTTTTTGTCGGGCTCGCAACGGGCATGCTGCGGGCAGCGAATACCTGGGACTATCCGACTTACACCGTCCTCGCCATTGCTGCGGTCGGCATTGGCACCCTGCCGCTTGGGCTACAGCGACGGCGCAGCGGCGTAGTGGCGCGTACCCTTGCCTCCCTTCGGCTTCCGCTTCCCTCCCATCCCTTTGCGGCGTGGGGATGGGGAGTCGCGTGGCGGGCAGCGGTTATTCTCGCCGTCGGTTACCTCGCGTTTCTGCCATTTCACCAACACTATGAACTGTTCTACAGCGGGGTCGAACTGTCCAAGGAGACGACGCCGCTGCACCAATATCTCGCCGTCCACGGCCTCTTTCTCTTTCTTGGCGTTTCGTGGCTGGCCTATGAAAGCGCTCGCTGCGCTCGCGGCACGGGCCTCGACCGCCTTGCTGCTATCGTGGCGCGCCATTGGGACCGGCTGCCGCATGTCCTCTCCCTCGCCGCTCGGTTCGGCCGCGCCCCGGTCGGCGCGGCGGTGATGGGGCTCGGCGCGGTCGCATTCGTGGCGGCGCTCCTCGCGCTGCTCGGATTGCCGACGCCCGCACTGATTGTTCTCCTCGTTGTGCCGGCGCTGCTCCTTGCGCTGCGGCGCACGCTCCGCCCGGACCACGACACCCGACGCGACCTAGCTGTGCTTGCATTGCTGGTCCTCGGGCTTGCGCTTGGAGCGCTCGTCGACATCGTTACCGTTCGGGGCGACATCGCTCGGATGAACACGGTTTTCAAGTTCTACCTCCAAGCGTGGGTGCTGCTGGCGGTGGCAGCAGCCTACGCCTTCTGGCGGCTTGTGCTCGACGGACCGTTGGCTGTCGGAACGGCGTCCCGCGCGGCGATGGCTGGCCGCGCGGTTTGGACGACAGCCCTTGCGCTCCTGCTCGCCGGCGCCCTCATTTACCCGGTCGCGGCGACCCCGGCGCGGCTGCGCGACCGCTTTCTCCCCCTGCCGCCCACCTTGGACGGAACCGCCTACATGGCGCACGCGGTCTACCAGGATGAGCGGGGGCCGATCGAACTGCGTCATGACCTCGACGCGATCCGCTGGCTGCGCGACAACCTCGACGGGACGCCGATCATTGTTGAAGGCGTGACCCCGTTTTATCGCTGGGGGTCCCGGGTTACGGTCTATACCGGCCTGCCGACCGTCATCGGCTGGGATTGGCACCAGAAACAGCAGCGGTGGGGCTATCAGCACCTTGTCGATCAGCGGATCGCCGACGTCACCGCCTTCTATACGGGGACCGATCCGAATGCGGCGGCAGCGTTTCTCGCCCGCTACGGCGTCCGCTATGTGATCGTGGGAACAGTGGAACGGAATTACTATCCGCCGGCAGGTCTCGCCAAGTTCGACCAGATGACGGACCGGCTCGAAGCGGTGTACAGAAATGCCGGCACCACGATCTATCGAGTCAAGCTGTGA